The Saccharothrix variisporea genome has a segment encoding these proteins:
- a CDS encoding metallophosphoesterase, which produces MVRSAGRSPPMTRLSLVHLSDLHFGSVVLPIRRAELLRKVADVVRQEVKHDSALVVAITGDVTTKGQPSAYEEAARHLEGFLSLLNPALVVTCPGNHDITARSDPHFTHFNEFAFRVTNDSRQVFTANNTVSTVEYADTAFLLVNSAYHGDHGRGEVRLEDLDTALENSRSKQCFILLHHSPLSSTYGGDALINGYEFLARAARARVAAVLHGHVHTEQVLAIGPRPTALLGVGSLMFTPSPNYNNEFSIVDFEGDQVITATCYRYLADRREFARMEMPWV; this is translated from the coding sequence ATGGTCCGCTCGGCAGGGCGGAGTCCACCGATGACGCGCTTAAGCTTGGTCCACCTCAGCGACCTCCACTTCGGCTCGGTGGTCCTCCCAATTCGCAGAGCCGAGTTGTTGCGCAAGGTCGCGGACGTCGTGCGACAGGAGGTCAAGCACGATTCAGCTTTGGTAGTAGCTATCACTGGCGACGTAACCACCAAAGGACAGCCCAGCGCTTACGAGGAGGCCGCCAGACATCTGGAAGGTTTCTTATCGCTATTGAACCCAGCCCTGGTCGTCACTTGCCCCGGCAATCACGACATCACCGCACGTTCCGACCCGCACTTTACCCACTTTAACGAATTTGCTTTTCGTGTCACCAACGACTCGAGGCAGGTGTTCACCGCTAACAACACCGTCTCGACCGTCGAGTATGCCGACACAGCCTTTCTGCTGGTGAATTCCGCGTATCACGGTGACCATGGTCGCGGGGAAGTGCGACTGGAGGATCTGGACACTGCACTGGAAAACTCGAGGTCAAAGCAATGCTTCATCCTCCTGCACCACAGCCCCCTCTCCAGCACATACGGTGGCGACGCACTTATAAACGGTTACGAATTCCTAGCGCGGGCAGCCAGAGCACGCGTAGCCGCAGTGCTTCACGGTCATGTGCACACCGAACAGGTCCTCGCAATCGGTCCACGACCGACTGCACTGCTCGGCGTGGGCTCACTTATGTTCACACCGAGCCCCAACTACAACAACGAGTTCTCAATCGTCGATTTCGAAGGCGATCAGGTCATCACTGCAACCTGTTACCGATACCTCGCTGACCGGCGAGAATTTGCCCGGATGGAGATGCCGTGGGTGTAG
- a CDS encoding thymidylate synthase: MFKNVTGRTADDAWRLAYAAVRSTTSAQVNPTRGNSRELHHVTVSISDPRQRWVVSRNPPLNPAFALAEVVWILQGRSDLAFLEAWNGRLSAFTGNSPQLHGAYGARLRAKYGIDQLQRTFLALRAKPFNRQAVLQIWSAIDDLPGEDGLPRDTDIPCNVVSMLKVLDDKLEWLQVMRSNDVILGLPYNLVQWTTLQEIFAGWLGLQVGTYNHVSDSLHLYERDMASFTAAALQPAINNDDLALPYEESQHVLAATEAAIEAIARLDSPAALESTITDSHVPQAYLNWLWVMACERLRRNRDYQGAKTFATRLTNPALIQAWGLWSARQGGVHR, translated from the coding sequence ATGTTCAAGAACGTCACAGGACGAACAGCGGACGACGCGTGGCGACTAGCTTATGCCGCTGTCCGATCGACCACAAGCGCTCAGGTTAATCCAACGCGGGGCAACAGTCGAGAGCTACACCACGTGACGGTTTCCATCAGCGATCCAAGGCAGCGGTGGGTGGTGAGCCGAAACCCGCCATTAAATCCAGCGTTCGCATTGGCAGAAGTTGTCTGGATCCTACAGGGACGCTCGGACCTCGCTTTCTTGGAGGCTTGGAATGGCCGCTTGAGCGCCTTCACCGGAAACAGCCCGCAGTTGCACGGAGCGTATGGAGCGAGGCTGCGAGCGAAGTACGGCATCGACCAACTCCAGCGGACATTTCTGGCGTTGCGCGCGAAGCCATTTAACCGCCAAGCCGTCTTACAGATCTGGAGCGCCATCGACGATCTTCCAGGCGAAGACGGCCTACCTCGCGACACCGACATCCCGTGCAACGTTGTGTCGATGTTGAAAGTCCTCGACGACAAGCTTGAGTGGTTGCAGGTCATGCGGAGCAACGACGTGATCCTCGGTCTGCCGTACAACCTCGTTCAGTGGACAACTCTGCAAGAGATCTTCGCAGGTTGGCTTGGCCTGCAGGTAGGAACGTATAACCACGTCTCCGACAGCCTGCACCTGTACGAGCGTGACATGGCGTCGTTCACCGCAGCGGCCCTCCAGCCAGCGATCAACAACGACGATCTGGCGCTCCCGTATGAGGAAAGCCAGCACGTGCTTGCAGCGACTGAAGCAGCGATCGAGGCGATCGCGCGACTCGATTCGCCAGCCGCCCTCGAATCGACCATCACCGATTCGCATGTTCCACAGGCATACCTGAACTGGCTGTGGGTAATGGCCTGCGAAAGACTTAGAAGAAACCGGGACTATCAAGGTGCGAAGACGTTCGCCACGCGACTAACCAACCCAGCGCTGATCCAGGCTTGGGGTCTATGGTCCGCTCGGCAGGGCGGAGTCCACCGATGA
- the mtrA gene encoding MtrAB system response regulator MtrA has product MKARVLVVDDDPALAEMLTIVLRGEGFDTAVVADGARALPALRELKPDLVLLDLMLPGMNGIDVCKAIRSESGVPIVMLTAKSDTVDVVLGLESGADDYVVKPFKPKELVARIRARLRRTEAEPAEVLQIGDLTIDVPGHEVLREGRPIQLTPLEFDLLVALARKPRQVFTREVLLEQVWGYRHAADTRLVNVHVQRLRSKVERDPEHPEVVLTVRGVGYKAGPP; this is encoded by the coding sequence ATGAAGGCACGCGTGCTCGTGGTGGACGACGACCCCGCTCTGGCGGAGATGCTGACCATCGTGCTGCGGGGCGAGGGTTTCGATACCGCGGTGGTGGCCGACGGCGCCCGCGCGCTGCCCGCCCTGCGCGAGTTGAAACCCGACCTGGTCCTGCTCGATCTCATGCTGCCCGGCATGAACGGCATCGACGTGTGCAAGGCGATCCGCTCCGAGTCGGGCGTCCCGATCGTCATGCTCACCGCCAAGAGCGACACCGTGGACGTCGTCCTGGGCCTGGAGTCCGGCGCCGACGACTACGTGGTCAAGCCGTTCAAGCCCAAGGAGCTGGTCGCGCGCATCCGCGCCCGCCTGCGCCGCACCGAGGCCGAGCCCGCCGAGGTGCTCCAGATCGGCGACCTGACCATCGACGTGCCCGGCCACGAGGTGCTGCGCGAGGGCAGGCCCATCCAGCTCACCCCGCTGGAGTTCGACCTGCTGGTGGCGCTGGCCCGCAAGCCGCGCCAGGTGTTCACCCGCGAGGTGCTGCTGGAGCAGGTGTGGGGCTACCGGCACGCGGCCGACACCCGCCTGGTGAACGTCCACGTGCAGCGGCTGCGGTCCAAGGTGGAGCGCGACCCGGAGCACCCCGAGGTCGTCCTGACCGTCCGCGGCGTCGGCTACAAGGCGGGTCCTCCGTGA
- the mtrB gene encoding MtrAB system histidine kinase MtrB translates to MTLLDSARRELRRGIESARRRGVAFGELWRRSLQLRVVVSTLALSSAVVFVLGMVLQVQITGQLLETKTEAAIRQAEASAAAVQPDLSGLNPGPDSVRARFTAALNKINAAGAGLDSSSSGAGAFEPVLYDPVEVGPDGLPTAVGPWQDVPKALVRMLDQGSAGYQITTVERATGPTTLLIVGKPVSTSSRSMHLYLLFPLTGEQATADVVQSTLVVGGVVLLLLLAVIANLVTRQVVRPVRQAAEIAERFADGSLDERMPVVGEDDVARLAESYNEMAASIQRQIHQLEEFGQLQRRFTSDVSHELRTPLTTVRMAADVLHASREQFPSGLARSTELLVDELDRFESLLGDLLEISRLDAGVEELAAELVDIRVLARRAHDSVRAIANSSGTTIVMDLPDHEVTAELDSRRVERILRNLLANAIDHGEGMPVELTLRGDGEAVAVTVRDHGVGLRPGEADLVFNRFWRADPSRNRRTGGTGLGLSISLEDARLHGGWLEAWGERGYGAVFRLTLPCRHGHELTGSPLPLEPPDLPPVPVEPEPDEEPTGEVELTEEEITWQPAEPVTGDREEVR, encoded by the coding sequence ATGACCCTGCTCGACTCGGCGCGGCGCGAGCTGCGACGCGGTATCGAGAGCGCCCGCCGTCGCGGCGTCGCCTTCGGCGAGCTGTGGCGGCGGTCGTTGCAGCTGCGCGTGGTGGTGAGCACGCTCGCGCTGTCCTCGGCCGTGGTGTTCGTGCTGGGCATGGTGCTCCAGGTGCAGATCACCGGGCAGCTGCTGGAGACCAAGACCGAGGCGGCGATCCGCCAGGCCGAGGCCAGCGCCGCCGCGGTGCAGCCCGACCTGTCCGGCCTCAACCCGGGCCCGGACAGCGTCCGCGCCCGGTTCACCGCCGCCCTCAACAAGATCAACGCGGCGGGCGCGGGCCTGGACTCGTCGTCCTCGGGCGCGGGCGCGTTCGAACCGGTGCTCTACGACCCCGTCGAGGTCGGCCCGGACGGGCTGCCCACGGCCGTCGGACCGTGGCAGGACGTGCCGAAAGCCCTGGTCAGGATGCTCGACCAGGGCAGCGCCGGCTACCAGATCACCACCGTGGAGCGGGCCACCGGACCCACCACGCTGCTCATCGTGGGCAAGCCGGTGAGCACGTCGTCCCGCTCGATGCACCTGTACCTGCTGTTCCCGCTGACCGGTGAGCAGGCCACCGCGGACGTCGTCCAGTCCACGCTCGTGGTCGGCGGCGTGGTGCTGCTGTTGCTGCTCGCGGTGATCGCGAACCTGGTGACGCGGCAGGTCGTGCGGCCGGTGCGGCAGGCGGCCGAGATCGCGGAGCGGTTCGCGGACGGCAGCCTGGACGAGCGGATGCCGGTGGTCGGCGAGGACGACGTGGCGCGGCTGGCCGAGTCCTACAACGAGATGGCCGCCAGCATCCAGCGGCAGATCCACCAGCTGGAGGAGTTCGGCCAGCTCCAGCGCCGGTTCACCTCCGACGTCTCGCACGAGCTGCGCACCCCGCTGACCACGGTCCGGATGGCCGCCGACGTGCTGCACGCCTCGCGCGAGCAGTTCCCCAGCGGCCTGGCCCGCTCCACCGAGCTGCTGGTGGACGAGCTGGACCGGTTCGAGTCGCTGCTGGGCGACCTGCTGGAGATCTCGCGACTGGACGCGGGCGTGGAGGAGCTGGCCGCCGAACTGGTCGACATCCGCGTGCTGGCGCGGCGGGCGCACGACTCGGTGCGGGCCATCGCGAACAGCAGCGGCACCACGATCGTCATGGACCTGCCCGACCACGAGGTGACCGCCGAGCTGGACTCGAGGCGCGTCGAGCGCATCCTGCGCAACCTGCTGGCCAACGCCATCGACCACGGCGAGGGCATGCCGGTGGAGCTGACCCTGCGCGGCGACGGCGAAGCGGTGGCGGTGACCGTGCGCGACCACGGGGTGGGCCTGCGGCCCGGCGAGGCGGACCTGGTGTTCAACCGGTTCTGGCGGGCCGACCCGTCCCGCAACCGGCGCACCGGCGGCACCGGCCTGGGCCTGTCCATCTCGCTGGAGGACGCGCGCCTGCACGGCGGCTGGCTGGAGGCGTGGGGCGAGCGCGGGTACGGCGCGGTGTTCCGCCTGACCCTGCCGTGCCGCCACGGCCACGAGCTGACCGGGAGCCCGCTGCCCCTGGAACCACCCGACCTGCCGCCGGTGCCGGTCGAGCCGGAGCCGGACGAGGAGCCCACCGGGGAGGTCGAGCTGACCGAGGAGGAGATCACGTGGCAGCCCGCCGAGCCGGTGACCGGCGACCGCGAGGAGGTCCGGTGA
- a CDS encoding LpqB family beta-propeller domain-containing protein, translated as MTRLLACLAALLVLSGCAAIPTQTSPVPINPSAGNATEAAAPKPAKGIDPLTLVREFVNASANPDGDYAAAKAYLTEDAKKSWDIKAPPTIIESTFNTVPTGADLPSDPKRRTVLLQGKNIGSLEVDNSFVQRVGDLTAPVGLETDKDGEWRISDPPDGIYVPQSGFNSNYRRVTLYFYNPDFTVLVPDPRYVVVTPSTAIPRRVTELLLKGPAVGMRGALTTAIPNGAAQRTNTQEADDGALQVDLTKVGDLTVQVRRQIVAQVVKSLVGVSSSRIRVLVEGARISADQAEWRLADIQPLTGEALVTPDADLSGLVVSGGQVRKLVGGEPIKGPSGSGEYQVVSAAQSLDGTQLAVVSRVDEKGVRLRVGNLEEPLAQVDLPAITLTRPTWLLGGREDEPSTEVWTVADGSNVVRVLKTDNGWRANAVNASELSSTFGPITELRLSRDGTRVAAVAGGRLVVAAVVKGQDSSVSLRLARNLQPTVLGTAVLTVDWLAQDVLVAGTSLASLPIAKVNVDGLKVERYNASNLTVPVRSVTAAPGRNVVAVDESGLWSAGDVGDVWRASTVKVESGAKAFYPG; from the coding sequence GTGACCAGGCTGCTCGCGTGCCTCGCGGCGCTGCTCGTGCTGTCCGGGTGCGCCGCGATCCCCACCCAGACCTCGCCGGTGCCGATCAACCCGTCCGCCGGCAACGCCACCGAGGCCGCCGCCCCGAAGCCCGCGAAGGGCATCGACCCGCTCACCCTGGTCCGCGAGTTCGTCAACGCCTCGGCCAACCCCGACGGCGACTACGCCGCCGCCAAGGCCTACCTGACCGAGGACGCGAAGAAGTCCTGGGACATCAAGGCCCCGCCGACGATCATCGAGTCGACCTTCAACACCGTCCCGACCGGCGCGGACCTGCCGTCGGACCCCAAGCGCCGCACGGTGCTCCTCCAGGGCAAGAACATCGGCTCGCTGGAGGTGGACAACTCGTTCGTCCAGCGCGTCGGCGACCTGACCGCCCCGGTCGGCCTGGAGACCGACAAGGACGGCGAGTGGCGCATCTCCGACCCGCCGGACGGCATCTACGTGCCCCAGTCGGGCTTCAACTCCAACTACCGCCGGGTGACGCTCTACTTCTACAACCCGGACTTCACCGTGCTGGTGCCCGACCCGCGGTACGTGGTGGTCACCCCGTCCACCGCGATCCCGCGCCGGGTGACGGAACTGCTGCTCAAGGGCCCCGCGGTGGGCATGCGCGGCGCGTTGACGACGGCCATCCCCAACGGCGCGGCGCAGCGCACGAACACCCAGGAAGCCGACGACGGCGCGTTGCAGGTGGACCTGACCAAGGTCGGCGACCTGACCGTGCAGGTGCGCCGGCAGATCGTGGCGCAGGTGGTGAAGTCGCTGGTCGGGGTGTCCAGCAGCCGCATCCGCGTGCTGGTCGAGGGCGCCCGGATCTCGGCCGACCAGGCGGAGTGGAGGCTCGCGGACATCCAGCCGCTGACCGGGGAAGCGCTGGTCACGCCGGACGCCGACCTCTCCGGCCTGGTGGTCAGCGGCGGGCAGGTGCGCAAGCTGGTCGGCGGCGAGCCGATCAAGGGGCCGTCCGGGTCGGGCGAGTACCAGGTGGTCAGCGCGGCGCAGTCGCTGGACGGCACGCAGCTGGCCGTGGTGAGCCGGGTGGACGAGAAGGGCGTCCGGCTGCGCGTGGGGAACCTGGAGGAGCCGCTGGCCCAGGTCGACCTGCCCGCGATCACGCTCACGCGCCCCACGTGGCTGCTGGGCGGCCGGGAGGACGAGCCCAGCACCGAGGTGTGGACGGTCGCCGACGGCTCGAACGTGGTGCGGGTGCTCAAGACCGACAACGGGTGGCGGGCCAACGCGGTGAACGCCTCCGAGCTGTCCTCGACGTTCGGGCCGATCACGGAGCTGCGGCTGTCCCGCGACGGCACGCGGGTCGCGGCGGTCGCGGGCGGGCGGCTGGTGGTGGCGGCGGTCGTGAAGGGGCAGGACTCGTCGGTGTCGCTGCGGCTGGCGCGCAACCTGCAGCCGACCGTGCTGGGCACGGCGGTGCTGACGGTGGACTGGCTGGCGCAGGACGTGCTGGTCGCGGGGACGTCGCTGGCGTCGCTGCCCATCGCGAAGGTCAACGTGGACGGGCTGAAGGTCGAGCGCTACAACGCGTCGAACCTGACCGTGCCGGTCCGCTCGGTGACCGCCGCGCCGGGGCGCAACGTGGTGGCCGTGGACGAGAGCGGCCTGTGGAGCGCCGGCGACGTCGGCGACGTGTGGCGCGCGTCGACGGTGAAGGTCGAATCCGGCGCGAAAGCCTTCTACCCGGGCTGA
- a CDS encoding phosphoribosyltransferase, which yields MFALSHYAGTGRELVLAFKERGRRELATVFGALVAEALPALPGVRPDEFGKWWLVPAPSRRAAARRRGGSHLVGIARASGASVAPILAFARGVRDSVGLDAAARRANLSGRVRLRRSGLPPPGTAVVLLDDVVTTGATASACGAVLAAAGFRVSAVLTLTAARSTHPPG from the coding sequence GTGTTCGCTTTGTCCCATTACGCGGGCACCGGACGTGAACTCGTCCTCGCGTTCAAGGAACGCGGCAGACGCGAGCTGGCTACCGTGTTCGGCGCGCTGGTGGCCGAGGCGCTGCCCGCGCTTCCCGGCGTGCGCCCCGACGAGTTCGGGAAATGGTGGCTCGTACCCGCTCCGTCACGGCGCGCGGCCGCCCGCCGACGCGGCGGCTCCCACCTGGTGGGAATCGCGCGGGCGTCGGGTGCGTCCGTGGCTCCGATTCTGGCGTTCGCGCGCGGCGTCCGCGACTCGGTGGGCCTCGACGCGGCGGCGCGGCGGGCCAACCTGAGCGGGCGCGTGCGGCTGCGGCGCAGCGGCCTGCCACCGCCGGGAACAGCGGTTGTGCTGCTGGACGACGTGGTCACGACGGGTGCGACGGCCTCCGCGTGCGGTGCGGTGTTGGCCGCGGCGGGGTTCCGGGTATCCGCCGTGCTGACGCTGACCGCGGCCCGTTCAACCCACCCACCCGGGTGA
- the hpf gene encoding ribosome hibernation-promoting factor, HPF/YfiA family, producing the protein MDIVVKGRNVEVPDHYRVHVAEKLARLERYDRKVIRFDVELFHEPNRRQSKNCQRVEITGKGRGPVIRSEACAGDFYAALDSAVTKLENRLRRSHDRRRVHHGRRGPTSVAEATSGLGAPLPPVQTDQDGQAQGMWLGHTALLEAEESEPTYGGMAEVPSQQRWDDVEEKLPGQIVREKEHAAKPMTVDQALYEMELVGHDFYLFSDADCGRPSVVYRRKGFDYGVIRLA; encoded by the coding sequence ATGGACATCGTCGTTAAGGGCCGCAACGTCGAGGTGCCCGATCACTACCGGGTGCACGTCGCCGAGAAGTTGGCCCGGCTTGAGCGATACGACCGCAAGGTCATCCGCTTTGACGTGGAACTCTTCCACGAGCCGAACCGCAGGCAGTCGAAGAACTGCCAGCGGGTGGAGATCACGGGCAAAGGACGTGGCCCGGTAATCCGATCCGAAGCGTGTGCGGGCGACTTCTACGCCGCCCTGGACTCCGCGGTCACCAAGCTCGAGAACCGCCTGCGCCGGTCGCACGACCGACGGCGGGTGCACCACGGGCGACGCGGCCCGACTTCGGTCGCCGAGGCGACCAGCGGACTGGGGGCGCCACTTCCCCCCGTCCAGACCGACCAAGACGGACAGGCACAGGGCATGTGGCTCGGGCACACCGCGTTGCTCGAAGCCGAGGAGTCCGAACCGACCTACGGGGGCATGGCGGAAGTGCCCTCGCAGCAGCGGTGGGACGACGTCGAGGAGAAGCTGCCCGGCCAGATCGTGCGCGAGAAGGAACACGCGGCCAAGCCGATGACGGTGGACCAGGCCCTCTACGAGATGGAACTGGTCGGCCACGACTTCTACCTGTTCTCCGACGCCGACTGCGGGCGCCCCAGCGTCGTCTACCGACGGAAGGGATTCGACTACGGCGTGATCCGGCTGGCCTGA
- the secA gene encoding preprotein translocase subunit SecA, with protein MVLSRLLRAGEGKMLKRLRNIAAHINNLEDGVVDLTDAELRAKTEEFKKRYAEGESLDELLPEAFAVVREGAKRTLGQRHFDVQLMGGAALHLGQIAEMRTGEGKTLTSVLPAYLNAIAGEGVHVVTTNDYLAKRDADWMGRIHRFLGLTVGAILSEMTPEQRRAAYHADITYGTNNEFGFDYLRDNMAWSKDEMVQRGHFFAIVDEVDSILIDEARTPLIISGPADQSSRWYLEFARLATKMRRDTHYEVDERKRTIGVTEAGVQYVEDQLGIDNLYDSTNTPLVGYFQNAIKAKELFTRDKDYIVRNGEVLIVDEFTGRVLAGRRYNEGMHQAIEAKEGVEIKAENQTLATITLQNYFRLYKKLGGMTGTAETEAAEFHQTYKLGVVPIPTNRPMQRKDQPDLVYKTEEAKFEAVAEDIAERHEKGQPVLVGTTSVERSEYLSKLLVRMGVPHEVLNAKHHDREALIIAKAGRKGAVTVATNMAGRGTDIVLGGNPDILADHELRERGLDPVENPEEYEAAWSKLIEEITAEVKAEAEEVRAAGGLYVLGTERHESRRIDNQLRGRSGRQGDPGESRFYLSLKDELMRRFNAAMVENVMTRLRVPDDVPIEHKMVTRAIRSAQTQVEQQNFEIRKNVLKYDEVMNEQRKVIYAERHRVLAGEDLREQVEHMITGVVGEYVDGATADGYAEDWDFDRLWTALKTLYPITLDYKEILESDEDITKERLKEILQEDALKAYDAREADIDGRVGPGAMRELERRVLLSVLDRKWREHLYEMDYLKEGIGLRAMAQRDPLIEYQREGFDMFNAMLDALREETVGFLFNLQVEAAEPEPAPEPPVQVSLAAGAGPLTGSRARARAAAAAAAEQQQQSAAEAPAGPALAQLSSGNAIPPALRGKGLDQRGAQQGLTYSGPSESGDEQTSGGQQRGGSNQAGGSRKERRAAARAAEKANRKRT; from the coding sequence ATGGTGCTGTCCCGACTGCTCCGCGCCGGCGAAGGCAAGATGCTCAAGCGCCTGCGCAACATCGCAGCGCACATCAACAACCTCGAAGACGGCGTCGTCGACCTCACCGACGCCGAGCTGCGCGCCAAGACCGAGGAGTTCAAGAAGCGCTACGCCGAGGGCGAGTCGCTGGACGAACTGCTCCCCGAGGCGTTCGCCGTGGTCCGGGAGGGCGCGAAGCGCACCCTGGGCCAGCGGCACTTCGACGTGCAGCTGATGGGCGGCGCGGCGCTGCACCTGGGGCAGATCGCCGAGATGCGCACCGGTGAGGGCAAGACCCTGACCTCGGTGCTGCCCGCCTACCTCAACGCGATCGCCGGCGAAGGCGTCCACGTCGTCACCACCAACGACTACCTGGCCAAGCGCGACGCGGACTGGATGGGCCGCATCCACCGCTTCCTCGGCCTGACCGTCGGCGCGATCCTGTCGGAGATGACCCCGGAGCAGCGCCGGGCCGCCTACCACGCCGACATCACCTACGGCACGAACAACGAGTTCGGCTTCGACTACCTCCGCGACAACATGGCGTGGAGCAAGGACGAGATGGTCCAGCGCGGCCACTTCTTCGCGATCGTGGACGAGGTCGACTCGATCCTCATCGACGAGGCCCGCACGCCGCTGATCATCTCCGGCCCGGCCGACCAGTCGTCCCGCTGGTACCTGGAGTTCGCGCGCCTGGCGACGAAGATGCGCCGGGACACCCACTACGAGGTGGACGAGCGCAAGCGCACCATCGGCGTCACCGAGGCGGGCGTGCAGTACGTCGAGGACCAGCTCGGCATCGACAACCTGTACGACTCCACCAACACGCCGCTCGTCGGGTACTTCCAGAACGCGATCAAGGCCAAGGAGCTGTTCACCCGCGACAAGGACTACATCGTCCGCAACGGCGAGGTCCTGATCGTGGACGAGTTCACCGGCCGCGTGCTGGCGGGCCGCCGCTACAACGAGGGCATGCACCAGGCCATCGAGGCCAAGGAGGGCGTGGAGATCAAGGCGGAGAACCAGACGCTCGCCACGATCACCCTCCAGAACTACTTCCGCCTCTACAAGAAGCTCGGCGGCATGACCGGTACCGCCGAGACCGAGGCGGCCGAGTTCCACCAGACCTACAAGCTGGGCGTGGTGCCGATCCCCACGAACCGGCCGATGCAGCGCAAGGACCAGCCCGACCTGGTCTACAAGACCGAGGAGGCGAAGTTCGAGGCGGTCGCCGAGGACATCGCCGAGCGGCACGAGAAGGGCCAGCCGGTCCTGGTCGGCACGACCAGCGTCGAGCGGTCGGAGTACCTGTCGAAGCTGCTGGTCCGGATGGGCGTCCCGCACGAGGTCCTCAACGCCAAGCACCACGACCGCGAGGCGCTGATCATCGCGAAGGCGGGCCGCAAGGGCGCCGTGACCGTGGCGACGAACATGGCCGGCCGCGGTACCGACATCGTGCTGGGCGGCAACCCGGACATCCTCGCCGACCACGAGCTGCGCGAGCGCGGCCTGGACCCGGTGGAGAACCCGGAGGAGTACGAGGCCGCCTGGTCCAAGCTGATCGAGGAGATCACCGCCGAGGTCAAGGCCGAGGCGGAGGAGGTCCGCGCGGCCGGCGGCCTGTACGTGCTGGGCACCGAGCGGCACGAGTCGCGGCGCATCGACAACCAGCTGCGCGGCCGGTCCGGTCGTCAGGGCGACCCGGGCGAGTCGCGGTTCTACCTGTCGCTGAAGGACGAGCTGATGCGCCGCTTCAACGCGGCCATGGTCGAGAACGTGATGACCCGCCTGCGCGTGCCCGACGACGTGCCGATCGAGCACAAGATGGTGACCCGCGCGATCCGGTCCGCGCAGACCCAGGTCGAGCAGCAGAACTTCGAGATCCGCAAGAACGTCCTCAAGTACGACGAGGTCATGAACGAGCAGCGCAAGGTGATCTACGCCGAGCGCCACCGCGTCCTGGCCGGCGAGGACCTGCGCGAACAGGTCGAGCACATGATCACCGGCGTGGTCGGGGAGTACGTCGACGGCGCCACCGCCGACGGCTACGCGGAGGACTGGGACTTCGACCGCCTGTGGACGGCGCTGAAGACCCTGTACCCGATCACGTTGGACTACAAGGAGATCCTGGAGTCCGACGAGGACATCACCAAGGAACGCCTGAAGGAGATCCTCCAGGAGGACGCCCTCAAGGCCTACGACGCCCGCGAGGCCGACATCGACGGCCGCGTCGGCCCGGGCGCCATGCGCGAGCTGGAGCGCCGCGTCCTCCTCTCGGTCCTCGACCGCAAGTGGCGCGAGCACCTGTACGAGATGGACTACCTGAAGGAAGGCATCGGCCTGCGCGCGATGGCGCAGCGCGACCCGCTGATCGAGTACCAGCGGGAGGGCTTCGACATGTTCAACGCCATGCTCGACGCCCTGCGCGAGGAAACGGTCGGCTTCCTGTTCAACCTCCAGGTCGAGGCCGCCGAGCCGGAACCGGCCCCGGAACCCCCCGTCCAGGTCTCGCTGGCCGCCGGCGCCGGCCCCCTGACCGGCAGCCGAGCCCGAGCAAGGGCCGCCGCCGCAGCCGCCGCCGAACAGCAGCAGCAGTCCGCCGCGGAGGCCCCCGCCGGCCCGGCCCTGGCCCAGCTGTCCAGCGGCAACGCCATCCCCCCGGCCCTGCGCGGCAAGGGCCTGGACCAGCGCGGCGCCCAACAGGGCCTGACCTACTCGGGCCCGTCGGAATCCGGCGACGAGCAAACCAGCGGCGGTCAGCAGCGAGGCGGCTCAAACCAGGCGGGCGGCAGCCGCAAGGAACGCCGAGCCGCAGCCCGAGCCGCCGAAAAGGCCAACCGCAAGCGCACCTGA
- a CDS encoding Rv3235 family protein: MSSPHRNVRATTPTPPTPPDQRATTVHHLLTAVVEAVDGRRPLRQLAAHLTPPAAAEVGRALGQGARLNRMRVCRISPEVTELSAVVSTRTGRVRALAARMEWSGDRWRCTAFHLLP; this comes from the coding sequence ATGTCATCCCCACACCGCAACGTGCGCGCGACCACGCCGACCCCGCCGACCCCGCCGGACCAGCGAGCCACGACCGTCCACCACCTGCTGACCGCGGTCGTCGAAGCCGTCGACGGCCGCCGCCCCCTCCGCCAGTTGGCCGCCCACCTGACCCCACCCGCCGCCGCCGAGGTCGGCAGGGCCCTGGGCCAGGGCGCGCGGCTCAACCGCATGCGCGTGTGCCGGATCTCGCCGGAGGTGACGGAGCTCTCGGCGGTGGTCAGCACCCGAACGGGCCGCGTACGCGCCCTGGCCGCCCGCATGGAGTGGTCCGGCGACCGCTGGCGCTGCACCGCCTTCCACCTGCTGCCCTAG